A DNA window from Peromyscus leucopus breed LL Stock chromosome 3, UCI_PerLeu_2.1, whole genome shotgun sequence contains the following coding sequences:
- the Znf384 gene encoding LOW QUALITY PROTEIN: zinc finger protein 384 (The sequence of the model RefSeq protein was modified relative to this genomic sequence to represent the inferred CDS: inserted 1 base in 1 codon), whose protein sequence is MEESHFNSNPYFWPSIPTVSGQIENTMFINKMKDQLLPEKGCGLAPPHYPTLLTVPASVSLSSGISMDTESKSEQLTPHSQASVTQNITVVPVPSTGLMTAGVSCSQRWRREGSQSRGPGLVITSPSGSLVTTASSAQTFPISAPMIVSALPPGSQALQVVPDLSKKVAXTLTEEGGGGGGGGGNVAPPKPPRGRKKKRMLESGLPEMNDPYVLAPDDDDHQKDGKTYRSEGNCGTGNGQSLGLMDSVPGSTTNLLCDPGCRMCSLTFYSKSEMQIHSKSHTETKPHKCPHCSKTFANSSYLAQHIRIHSGAKPYSCNFCEKSFRQLSHLQQHTRIHSKMHTETIKPHKCPHCSKTFANTSYLAQHLRIHSGAKPYNCSYCQKAFRQLSHLQQHTRIHTGDRPYKCAHPGCEKAFTQLSNLQSHRRQHNKDKPFKCHNCHRAYTDAASLEAHLSTHTVKHAKVYTCTICSRAYTSETYLMKHMRKHNPPDLQQQVQAAAAAAAVAQAQAQAQAQAQAQAQAQAQAQAQAQAQAQAQAQAQQQQQQQQPPPPQPPHFQSPGAAPQGGGGGDSNPNPPPQCSFDLTPYKTAEHHKDICLTVTTSTIQVEHLASS, encoded by the exons ATGGAAGAGTCTCACTTCAATTCTAACCCGTACTTCTGGCCTTCTATCCCCACAGTCTCAGGGCAG attgaAAACACAATGTTCATCAACAAGATGAAGGATCAGCTATTGCCAGAAAAGGGCTGTGGACTGGCGCCACCTCACTACCCCACTTTGCTGACAGtgcctgcctcagtgtccctgtCCTCGGGCATTAGCATGGACACAGAGTCCAAGTCAGAACAGCTGACCCCCCACAGTCAGGCATCTGTTACCCAGAACATTACTGTGGTCCCTGTACCGTCCACAGGACTGATGACTGCAG GAGTCTCCTGTTCTCAGaggtggagaagagaagggagtcAATCAAGGG GTCCTGGTTTGGTAATCACATCCCCCTCAGGCTCTCTTGTGACCACAGCCTCATCAGCTCAGACCTTCCCTATTTCGGCTCCCATGATTGTCTCAGCTCTTCCCCCTGGCTCACAAGCCCTGCAGGTGGTCCCTGACCTCTCCAAGAAGGTAG TCACCCTAACTGAGGAAGGAggcggaggtggtggtggaggtggcaaTGTGGCTCCTCCTAAACCTCCTCGGGGCCGCAAGAAGAAGCGGATGCTGGAATCAGGGCTTCCTGAGATGAATGACCCTTACGTCCTTGCCCCCGATGACGATGACCATCAGAAAGATGGCAAGACTTACAG GAGCGAAGGGAACTGCGGCACAGGAAATGGACAGAGCCTTGGGCTCATGGATTCAGTTCCCGGCTCCACCACGAacttgctgtgtgaccctgg GTGCCGGATGTGCTCACTGACCTTCTACTCAAAGTCGGAGATGCAGATCCACTCCAAGTCACACACCGAGACCAAGCCCCACAAGTGCCCGCACTGCTCCAAGACCTTCGCCAACAGCTCCTACCTGGCCCAGCACATCCGAATCCACTCGGGGGCCAAGCCCTACAGTTGTAACTTTTGTGAGAAATCCTTccgccagctctcccacctgcagcAGCACACCCG GATTCACTCCAAGATGCACACGGAGACCATCAAGCCCCACAAGTGCCCGCACTGCTCCAAGACCTTCGCCAACACCTCCTACCTGGCCCAGCACCTCCGAATCCACTCGGGGGCCAAGCCCTACAACTGTTCCTACTGCCAGAAGGCCTTCcgccagctctcccacctccaGCAGCACACACG AATCCACACCGGTGACAGACCATACAAATGTGCACACCCGGGCTGTGAGAAGGCCTTCACACAACTCTCCAACCTGCAG TCTCACAGACGGCAGCACAACAAAGATAAACCCTTCAAGTGCCACAATTGTCACCGAGCGTATACAGACGCAGCCTCACTGGAGGCCCACTTGTCTACACATACGGTGAAGCACGCCAAGGTGTACACCTGCACAATCTGTAGTCGGGCGTACACATCG GAAACATACCTTATGAAACATATGCGCAAACACAACCCTCCTGATCTTCAGCAACAAGTGcaagcagcggcggcggcagcagcagtggcccaggcccaggcccaggcccaggcccaggctcaggctcaggcccaggcccaggcccaggcccaggcccaggctcaggctcaggctcaggcccaggctcaggctcag cagcagcaacagcagcaacagccacCACCCCCACAACCACCACACTTCCAGTCGCCTGGGGCAGCTCCCcaaggtgggggtggtggggacagCAACCCGAACCCTCCACCCCAGTGTTCCTTTGACCTGACCCCCTATAAGACGGCAGAGCATCATAAAGACATCTGCCTCACCGTCACCACCAGCACCATCCAGGTGGAGCACCTGGCCAGCTCTTAG